A genome region from Nitrospirota bacterium includes the following:
- a CDS encoding HEAT repeat domain-containing protein, with product MFDLKENVPLDTRLLSEAIIELNISRHNVSIYPRNHPIVDTSLNKAFDHLQQLFELRQEITLAIAKDTLIIDMQHLDRQNPVYKDFAACLSGMNIASVTFVQGLTKEELYSFHSFLLKNIPDEFAGDMQEFLAEYNLVNIKIGFIDYSAFIMTGLESGQTDTGESLLEKYVYGLLEGSLDTEDAYDVLFNMPPGQFAELINNAAPDKIREDSYDRIITSYIRRSSERAFSGKKLAKFLGFINDLNPGLKQQFLSSTANAMSRDLTSIEKSLRDMSADDFIELFSIINEYSGSIPEALKNLLDKFSAYQQKPSYGGGLVEDDIFISPEVAALFEKAKFSEFVTDSYQAEIQRILKADTQKASAELTIAFAKEWSDEHIEKDFNRIILELLSSAIPDIIDREDYGLFAGILQEQMVQFINTGQYGQVLKTIRTLGSNADNRLSSVAVQYYNSPQFISSLVDSLRVMGRQMRDDAMLLCDYYDEKVLPPLMDALFVEESPATRKFILSAITHFGYKAADEAVKRLGDKRWFVTRNLLFILLECGNEEALKLAKPFCNHENPKVSFEAIKCLLKAKDEYGITSLRNCLNPESEELIKKALDLAGAFKVKEVVTDLIKMLEKRAMFGADFEKKIPFVRALGQIGDPAALDTLRNILNEKSLFFKNALDRLKEEIKRTLKHYPEESVKDIK from the coding sequence GTGTTTGACTTAAAAGAAAATGTGCCGCTTGACACCAGGTTGCTCAGTGAAGCAATTATTGAATTAAACATCTCCCGCCACAACGTATCCATTTATCCCCGTAACCACCCCATAGTAGATACATCACTCAACAAGGCATTTGACCATTTACAGCAGCTTTTTGAATTGAGACAGGAAATCACGCTTGCAATAGCAAAAGACACCCTGATTATTGATATGCAGCACCTTGACAGGCAAAATCCGGTCTACAAGGATTTTGCCGCCTGCCTCAGCGGGATGAACATCGCTTCTGTGACATTTGTTCAGGGCTTGACAAAAGAAGAACTTTACTCATTTCACAGTTTCCTGCTGAAAAATATTCCTGACGAATTTGCGGGAGACATGCAGGAGTTTCTGGCAGAATATAACCTGGTCAATATCAAAATCGGGTTTATAGATTATTCTGCGTTCATTATGACGGGATTGGAATCCGGGCAGACTGACACAGGGGAATCGCTTCTGGAAAAATATGTATACGGTCTTCTTGAGGGAAGTTTAGACACGGAAGACGCATATGACGTTCTGTTTAATATGCCTCCCGGACAATTCGCTGAACTGATAAACAATGCGGCCCCGGATAAAATCCGGGAAGACAGCTATGACAGGATAATCACTTCTTACATCAGGAGGTCCTCGGAAAGGGCGTTTTCCGGGAAAAAACTTGCGAAATTTCTCGGCTTTATTAATGACCTCAATCCCGGATTAAAGCAGCAGTTCCTGTCTTCTACGGCCAATGCCATGTCGCGTGATTTGACCTCTATTGAGAAATCTCTCAGGGACATGTCGGCAGACGATTTCATAGAGCTGTTCAGCATAATTAATGAGTATTCGGGGAGTATCCCGGAGGCGCTTAAAAATCTGCTCGACAAGTTCTCGGCATATCAGCAAAAACCTTCTTATGGCGGCGGGCTTGTTGAGGATGACATCTTTATATCTCCAGAAGTTGCCGCACTCTTTGAGAAAGCCAAATTCAGCGAATTTGTAACGGATTCATATCAGGCTGAAATTCAGCGTATTTTAAAAGCCGATACTCAGAAAGCCAGCGCCGAGCTGACAATAGCGTTCGCAAAGGAATGGAGCGATGAGCATATCGAAAAAGATTTTAACCGGATAATACTGGAGCTGCTTTCATCCGCCATACCGGACATTATTGACCGGGAAGATTACGGCTTGTTTGCCGGTATTCTGCAAGAGCAGATGGTACAATTCATAAACACCGGCCAGTACGGACAGGTGTTGAAGACAATCAGGACATTGGGGTCAAACGCCGATAACAGGCTGTCCTCTGTTGCGGTCCAATACTATAATTCTCCGCAGTTTATCTCCTCGCTGGTTGATTCGTTAAGGGTCATGGGCAGGCAGATGAGGGATGACGCCATGCTGCTTTGCGATTATTACGATGAAAAGGTCCTTCCCCCTTTGATGGATGCGCTTTTTGTTGAAGAGTCTCCGGCAACGAGGAAATTTATTCTAAGCGCAATAACGCATTTTGGTTATAAAGCTGCTGATGAAGCCGTAAAACGTCTTGGCGACAAAAGGTGGTTCGTAACGAGGAACCTGCTCTTTATTTTGCTTGAATGCGGCAATGAAGAGGCGCTTAAACTGGCAAAGCCATTCTGCAATCATGAGAATCCCAAGGTAAGTTTCGAGGCGATAAAATGCCTGCTGAAGGCAAAGGATGAGTATGGCATTACATCGCTCAGAAACTGTCTCAACCCGGAATCCGAAGAGCTCATTAAGAAAGCCCTTGACCTTGCAGGGGCCTTCAAAGTAAAAGAAGTTGTTACTGACCTGATCAAAATGCTGGAAAAAAGAGCAATGTTTGGGGCTGACTTTGAAAAAAAAATCCCTTTTGTGAGGGCGCTCGGACAGATAGGAGATCCGGCCGCACTGGATACACTCAGAAACATTCTTAACGAGAAGTCTCTTTTTTTCAAAAACGCTCTCGACAGATTGAAAGAAGAAATAAAAAGGACCCTTAAGCATTATCCGGAGGAATCGGTTAAGGATATAAAGTAA
- a CDS encoding HD domain-containing protein: MTTLKNFITTFMVAVSNCALYTKDHEAFDELAKNAFSALNGLLDESFEIMIIENNLIINKTPVRDAGIHNSNLVKRLRRKGITRIDFFKGVTLSEVKQIIIDFSTPGKGLTSCPHIKTGIVDVNVSAPWLDAGSIPFSPSDNVEKVQKVFHSISPFRQLPVTELEEVVFHFIATFKREANILKVLSPVKAFSEYTYTHATNVSVLSIFQAESLGIKDELLRDIGISALLHDTGKMFVPKEILEKAGALDDREFAEMKKHPLYGARYLAKMNDVPRLAPVIAFEHHLKYDGSGYPGLSMEGKRQHIGSQIVAISDFFDALRTHRPYRKSVDAKTILVMMEKSAGRDFNPFLVDNFIRILQPVIN; encoded by the coding sequence ATGACAACGTTAAAAAATTTCATCACGACATTTATGGTCGCCGTATCAAACTGCGCGCTTTATACAAAAGACCATGAGGCCTTTGACGAGCTGGCGAAGAATGCCTTTTCAGCTCTTAATGGACTGCTTGATGAAAGTTTTGAAATAATGATAATCGAAAACAACCTGATAATAAACAAGACGCCGGTCCGGGACGCCGGAATACATAATAGTAATCTTGTAAAGCGTCTCAGGAGAAAAGGCATCACACGTATCGATTTTTTTAAGGGGGTGACCCTTTCAGAGGTCAAACAGATTATCATCGATTTTTCAACGCCCGGCAAAGGATTAACATCCTGCCCCCATATAAAGACAGGTATTGTTGACGTTAACGTGAGCGCTCCGTGGCTGGATGCCGGCAGCATCCCCTTTTCCCCTTCGGACAATGTCGAAAAAGTGCAGAAGGTCTTTCATTCAATATCGCCTTTCAGGCAGCTTCCGGTAACAGAGCTTGAAGAAGTTGTGTTCCACTTTATCGCAACTTTCAAAAGAGAAGCGAACATCCTGAAAGTCCTGAGCCCGGTAAAGGCTTTTAGCGAATATACTTACACACACGCAACCAACGTCTCTGTACTTTCGATATTTCAGGCGGAATCCCTTGGCATAAAAGACGAACTCTTGCGTGATATCGGCATCTCGGCTTTACTGCATGATACCGGCAAGATGTTTGTTCCAAAGGAAATCCTCGAAAAAGCGGGCGCTCTCGATGACAGGGAATTTGCCGAGATGAAGAAGCATCCGCTTTACGGCGCGAGATACCTCGCAAAGATGAATGATGTCCCCAGGCTTGCCCCTGTTATTGCATTTGAGCATCATTTGAAATACGACGGCTCCGGATATCCCGGACTTTCCATGGAGGGAAAAAGACAGCACATCGGCAGTCAGATTGTCGCCATCTCCGATTTCTTTGACGCCCTCCGCACTCACAGGCCCTACAGGAAAAGCGTCGACGCAAAGACTATTTTAGTAATGATGGAAAAAAGCGCGGGCAGGGATTTCAACCCGTTCCTGGTCGATAATTTCATAAGAATACTTCAGCCGGTAATTAATTAG
- a CDS encoding DUF362 domain-containing protein produces the protein MSKVFVRKAEYDYKKLKPVFFEIMDATAGNMIRKNMRVVIKPNLLAPAPPEKAVVTHPMIIKAAAEYVIDKGASPVISDSSAAASFEKILKESGVRSALEGLDVEFREFKISTAVDVGKPFNEIEIAGDAVNADFLINLPKLKTHAQMLLTLGIKNLFGCIVGMKKPEWHFRTGVDREMFAKLLVKIYQAVKPSVTIMDGILAMQGQGPGKGGEPRNIGVVLGSSDTAAVDFAVCKMFGIAPDELLTNRFAMEQGLTTEIIEIDGDLPDINDFKFPEIVTLVFGPRKFHGFMRRHLVQRPVCNDSLCKLCGECWKYCPAKAITHDKRKVHFDYDKCIRCYCCIEVCPHGALSAYETATGKIARRLLKI, from the coding sequence ATGTCAAAGGTGTTCGTCAGGAAAGCGGAGTATGATTACAAAAAGCTGAAGCCGGTGTTTTTTGAGATCATGGATGCCACGGCAGGAAACATGATCCGGAAAAACATGAGGGTTGTTATCAAACCCAACCTTCTCGCGCCTGCCCCGCCTGAAAAGGCGGTTGTCACTCATCCCATGATAATAAAGGCGGCTGCTGAGTATGTTATTGATAAAGGAGCCAGCCCGGTTATCTCTGACAGCTCTGCCGCGGCATCGTTCGAAAAGATCCTGAAAGAAAGCGGAGTCAGAAGCGCGCTTGAAGGGCTGGATGTCGAGTTCAGGGAATTTAAAATATCCACGGCCGTTGACGTCGGGAAACCTTTTAACGAGATCGAGATCGCAGGGGACGCGGTGAACGCCGACTTTCTCATCAACCTGCCGAAACTGAAGACCCACGCGCAGATGCTCCTGACGCTCGGCATAAAAAATCTGTTCGGCTGCATTGTCGGCATGAAAAAACCCGAGTGGCATTTCAGGACCGGAGTTGACAGGGAGATGTTCGCGAAACTTCTTGTGAAGATATATCAGGCGGTAAAGCCGTCTGTCACGATAATGGACGGAATTCTCGCGATGCAGGGACAGGGTCCTGGCAAGGGCGGCGAGCCGAGAAATATTGGAGTGGTTTTAGGAAGCAGTGATACTGCGGCAGTTGATTTTGCGGTATGTAAGATGTTTGGTATTGCACCTGATGAATTACTGACCAACAGATTCGCAATGGAGCAAGGACTGACAACTGAAATAATTGAAATTGATGGCGACCTTCCTGATATAAATGACTTCAAATTCCCGGAGATAGTCACACTTGTCTTTGGGCCCAGAAAGTTTCACGGTTTCATGCGCAGGCATCTTGTCCAGAGGCCTGTATGTAACGACTCCCTCTGCAAACTCTGCGGCGAATGCTGGAAATACTGCCCCGCGAAAGCGATAACGCATGACAAGAGAAAGGTCCACTTCGATTATGATAAATGCATAAGGTGCTACTGCTGCATCGAGGTATGCCCCCACGGCGCACTGAGCGCGTATGAGACGGCAACCGGCAAGATAGCGAGGAGATTGTTGAAGATCTAA
- a CDS encoding pyridoxamine 5'-phosphate oxidase family protein yields MDLKKYFESAKGTGVLATSDSEGKVNAAIYSRPHVFDDGTVAFLMRQKLTHHNLQSNSYAAFLFHESAPGYSGLRLHLKKIKEETDSPLIAKMTMGNLTPEEDRAKGPKYLVHFNVEKILPLVGSGEVN; encoded by the coding sequence ATGGACCTGAAAAAATATTTTGAGAGCGCAAAGGGTACAGGGGTGCTCGCTACCTCTGATTCGGAGGGGAAGGTGAATGCCGCTATTTATTCCCGTCCGCATGTTTTTGATGACGGCACTGTCGCATTTTTAATGAGACAAAAATTGACTCATCACAATCTTCAATCCAACTCTTACGCGGCATTTCTCTTCCACGAAAGCGCGCCTGGGTACAGCGGCCTTAGACTTCATTTGAAAAAGATAAAGGAAGAGACTGATTCTCCGCTTATAGCGAAGATGACCATGGGGAACCTCACACCTGAGGAGGACAGGGCAAAGGGACCCAAGTATCTTGTGCATTTCAATGTTGAGAAGATACTGCCGCTTGTTGGAAGCGGAGAGGTCAATTAG
- a CDS encoding (Fe-S)-binding protein — protein sequence MNDENKKRSFKAQKVIDRMGKKLNRQIVGSLAACVHCGMCTDSCHYVLANPGDPTYAPAYKADRIRKIFKKHYDWTGKVFPSWVGAKSVFTDEELEELKDTAFGKCTNCRRCTINCPMGVDFATFNRMMRGLLVHVGIMPEGVEYVSKEQWEIGNQMGVLKEQYLETLEWQEEELQGEVNNPKAKIPIDKMNANIVYTINPREIKHDPRSILDAAKIFYAAKENWTMPSEGWDMTNFGLFSGDDDLGGAVAGRVYEKVEELKGKKLVMSECGHGYRSTRCEGPNWAKKDIKFEAESSVITMLRYIKEGKIHVDKSKNNSSYTFHDSCNNARSCGLTEEPRELLNYVVGDFREMYPNRAENYCCTGGGGAMSMSEYRPRRLQSAIVKAKQLEATGAKYVVTSCHNCVDGLNDVIKHYNLDMKVTQLVNLVSNALVL from the coding sequence ATGAATGATGAAAACAAAAAGAGGTCTTTCAAGGCCCAAAAGGTAATCGACAGGATGGGCAAGAAACTCAACCGCCAGATAGTCGGCTCCCTGGCAGCGTGTGTACACTGCGGCATGTGCACTGATTCATGCCACTATGTCCTTGCGAACCCGGGCGACCCCACATACGCCCCGGCATACAAGGCCGACAGGATAAGAAAGATCTTCAAGAAACACTATGACTGGACAGGGAAGGTGTTCCCATCATGGGTCGGAGCGAAGAGCGTTTTTACTGATGAGGAGCTTGAAGAGCTGAAGGACACCGCGTTCGGCAAATGCACGAACTGCAGGAGATGCACTATCAACTGCCCGATGGGAGTTGACTTCGCCACATTCAACCGTATGATGAGAGGGCTGCTTGTGCATGTCGGCATAATGCCTGAAGGCGTTGAGTATGTCAGCAAGGAGCAATGGGAGATCGGCAACCAGATGGGCGTTCTCAAGGAGCAGTATCTTGAAACTCTCGAATGGCAGGAAGAGGAGCTCCAGGGCGAGGTGAATAACCCGAAGGCAAAGATCCCGATAGACAAGATGAACGCAAACATCGTCTACACGATCAATCCCCGTGAAATAAAGCATGACCCGAGATCGATCCTCGATGCCGCTAAAATATTTTATGCGGCAAAGGAAAACTGGACCATGCCGAGCGAGGGCTGGGACATGACCAACTTCGGACTCTTCTCAGGCGATGATGATCTGGGAGGCGCAGTGGCAGGCCGTGTCTATGAAAAAGTTGAAGAGCTGAAAGGCAAAAAACTCGTCATGTCCGAATGCGGCCACGGCTACAGGTCTACGCGCTGTGAAGGACCCAACTGGGCCAAGAAAGACATCAAGTTTGAAGCGGAGAGTTCCGTAATCACAATGCTGAGATACATCAAGGAAGGCAAGATCCACGTCGATAAATCAAAAAATAACAGCTCCTACACATTCCATGATTCCTGCAACAACGCAAGAAGCTGCGGACTGACTGAAGAGCCGCGCGAACTTCTAAATTACGTTGTCGGCGATTTCAGGGAGATGTACCCCAACCGCGCTGAGAATTACTGCTGTACGGGCGGCGGCGGCGCCATGTCGATGTCGGAGTACAGGCCGAGGAGATTGCAGTCTGCGATAGTGAAGGCCAAACAGCTTGAGGCGACAGGGGCAAAATACGTTGTCACCTCATGCCACAACTGCGTTGACGGGCTTAACGATGTTATCAAGCATTACAACCTTGATATGAAGGTCACACAGCTTGTTAACCTTGTATCAAACGCGCTGGTTTTATAA
- a CDS encoding macro domain-containing protein: MSDKVQIKNKTLSVKQCDITDTEIDAFVFYARNDLKLGSGFGNAIALRGGPTVRKELENLGPVNVTDAVITTAGGMKAKKIIHAVGPKFQEQDTVKKLKLTILNALKVAESNGVERIAFPPMGSGFYGVPLDESAKITTETIAEYLKNGSEIKEVVICANDNREYTPLKEQLKKLSN, translated from the coding sequence ATGTCTGACAAAGTCCAGATCAAAAACAAAACGCTTAGCGTGAAGCAGTGCGACATCACCGACACGGAGATTGACGCATTCGTGTTTTACGCGCGCAATGACCTGAAACTCGGCTCGGGTTTCGGAAATGCAATCGCCCTGAGGGGAGGCCCGACAGTAAGGAAGGAGCTCGAAAATCTCGGCCCGGTAAATGTCACTGACGCGGTGATCACAACCGCCGGCGGAATGAAGGCGAAGAAGATCATTCACGCGGTAGGCCCTAAATTTCAGGAGCAGGACACAGTGAAGAAGTTGAAGCTCACCATCCTCAACGCCTTGAAGGTCGCTGAATCAAACGGCGTTGAGAGGATCGCGTTCCCGCCGATGGGTTCCGGCTTCTACGGAGTGCCTCTGGATGAGAGCGCAAAGATCACGACCGAAACCATCGCCGAATATTTAAAGAACGGATCGGAGATCAAGGAAGTCGTCATATGCGCAAATGACAACAGGGAATACACACCGCTGAAGGAACAACTTAAAAAACTGAGCAATTGA